In one Pseudomonas tensinigenes genomic region, the following are encoded:
- a CDS encoding AI-2E family transporter, with translation MLNTNISARALSGGLLDVLIRAGLITVLVLFCFQIFEPFLNLMLWAVILAITLYPLHTLLKRKLGNKDGRAATLIVVVALALLMVPIYLLGTSITESVEGSLAILKSDTVTIPLPNEKIATLPLIGERLYAFWLQSATDMSSVVMKLMPYIKTIGLTLLGKMAGVGVGFLLFIGALIIAGVLMAYGDNGERSAIAIATRLSGPERGRRIATLCTATIRAVAQGVVGIAFIQMLLVGVGFVLMGVPGAGLLAMVALLMGIMQLPVILVTVPVIAYVFATDGTTLGTVVFCIYSLIAGMSDNVLKPLMLGRGVDVPMPVILIGALGGMVSGGFIGLFIGPVMLAVAYQLFWQWIDDQPHIEVLDELLSVEPPQRGSANELPPV, from the coding sequence ATGTTAAACACAAACATTTCTGCAAGGGCGCTATCCGGTGGTTTGCTCGATGTGTTGATTCGCGCCGGATTGATCACGGTACTGGTGCTGTTCTGCTTTCAGATCTTTGAACCCTTCCTCAATCTGATGCTTTGGGCAGTGATCCTGGCGATCACCCTGTACCCACTGCACACCCTGCTTAAGCGCAAATTGGGCAATAAAGATGGCCGCGCCGCGACGCTGATCGTCGTGGTCGCCCTGGCCTTGCTGATGGTGCCGATTTATCTGCTGGGCACCTCAATCACTGAATCGGTCGAAGGCTCCTTGGCAATTCTCAAGTCCGACACCGTGACCATTCCACTGCCCAACGAAAAAATTGCCACCCTGCCGCTCATTGGCGAACGGCTCTATGCCTTCTGGTTGCAGTCGGCGACCGACATGAGCAGCGTGGTGATGAAGTTGATGCCGTACATCAAAACAATCGGCTTGACCTTGCTGGGCAAGATGGCTGGAGTTGGCGTGGGCTTTCTGTTGTTTATCGGTGCCCTGATCATCGCCGGTGTGCTGATGGCCTACGGCGACAACGGCGAACGCAGCGCCATCGCCATCGCCACCCGTCTTTCCGGCCCGGAGCGCGGCCGACGCATTGCGACACTGTGCACCGCGACCATTCGCGCGGTCGCCCAGGGCGTGGTGGGTATCGCCTTTATCCAGATGCTGCTGGTGGGCGTCGGCTTCGTGCTTATGGGGGTGCCCGGTGCCGGGCTGCTCGCCATGGTTGCGCTGTTGATGGGGATCATGCAGTTGCCGGTAATCCTCGTGACGGTGCCGGTAATCGCCTATGTCTTCGCCACTGACGGCACCACGCTCGGTACCGTCGTTTTTTGCATTTACAGCCTGATCGCCGGCATGTCCGACAACGTCCTCAAGCCATTGATGCTCGGCCGCGGCGTCGACGTGCCGATGCCGGTGATTTTGATCGGTGCGCTGGGCGGTATGGTCAGCGGCGGGTTTATCGGTCTGTTCATTGGGCCGGTGATGCTGGCGGTCGCCTATCAACTGTTTTGGCAGTGGATCGACGACCAGCCGCACATCGAGGTTCTGGATGAACTATTGAGCGTTGAGCCACCGCAACGTGGGTCAGCGAACGAGCTCCCGCCGGTCTGA
- a CDS encoding PLD nuclease N-terminal domain-containing protein: MGSFLYDLIAFVIFVLDIWAIINVVKSSAETPKKVLWVALVALLPVIGLIIWAIKGPRSKTRV, translated from the coding sequence ATGGGCTCTTTTTTGTACGACCTTATCGCCTTCGTCATTTTCGTTCTGGATATCTGGGCAATCATCAATGTGGTGAAAAGCTCGGCAGAAACACCGAAGAAAGTTTTATGGGTGGCGCTGGTCGCGCTTCTGCCAGTGATCGGCCTGATCATCTGGGCAATAAAAGGCCCTCGTAGCAAAACACGGGTATGA
- a CDS encoding thiol-disulfide oxidoreductase DCC family protein: protein MPTSKTRPTPAPLLNPGESVVLFDGVCKLCNGWARFLIRHDHQRRVRLAAVQSPEGQELLAWAGHPIDQFDTMAVIRDHHYWERSDAFFEVISQLPARWQPLQLLRVFPRSLRDWAYDRIALNRYRLFGKYDTCLLPTPDHEQRFLKAAAPTPES, encoded by the coding sequence ATGCCCACCTCAAAAACCCGCCCTACCCCCGCCCCGCTCCTCAATCCCGGCGAATCCGTCGTCCTCTTCGATGGCGTCTGCAAACTCTGCAACGGCTGGGCACGTTTCCTTATCCGCCACGACCACCAACGTCGCGTGCGTCTGGCCGCCGTGCAATCGCCCGAGGGTCAGGAGCTTCTGGCATGGGCCGGCCACCCCATCGACCAATTCGACACCATGGCCGTCATCCGCGACCACCATTACTGGGAACGTTCCGACGCTTTCTTCGAGGTCATCAGCCAATTACCCGCCCGCTGGCAACCGTTGCAGTTGCTGCGCGTTTTCCCCCGCAGCCTGCGCGACTGGGCCTACGACCGTATCGCGCTAAACCGCTATCGCCTGTTCGGCAAATACGACACTTGCCTACTCCCCACTCCAGATCACGAACAACGCTTCCTGAAAGCCGCAGCACCTACACCAGAAAGCTGA
- a CDS encoding DNA methylase has product MNKTISAEDLNIHFKHNDDAALFKWLLASFLMGKRIQAEIAAEAYRVIADKHGRDTPSKLAACSHRELVAMLGEAHYVRYDETTAVRLHALARKLNDEYAGKVSHMVEASADRQAFEKRLAEFDGIGPKTVEIFMREAGSAISL; this is encoded by the coding sequence GTGAACAAGACGATCAGCGCCGAGGATTTGAACATTCATTTCAAGCACAACGATGACGCTGCGCTGTTTAAGTGGCTGCTTGCCAGTTTCTTGATGGGCAAGCGGATACAGGCCGAAATCGCTGCCGAAGCCTATCGGGTGATCGCTGATAAACACGGGCGCGATACACCGAGCAAACTGGCTGCGTGCAGCCATCGTGAACTGGTCGCGATGCTCGGGGAGGCGCATTACGTGCGTTATGACGAGACCACCGCCGTACGTCTTCACGCCTTGGCCCGCAAGCTAAACGATGAATACGCGGGCAAGGTCAGCCATATGGTCGAGGCCAGCGCCGATCGTCAGGCCTTTGAAAAGCGCCTCGCAGAATTCGACGGCATCGGTCCGAAAACCGTGGAAATATTCATGCGCGAAGCAGGCTCTGCGATCAGCCTTTGA
- a CDS encoding saccharopine dehydrogenase family protein, which yields MPFRVMVVGGYGNFGSIVCRHLALMADVELVLSGRDPRKLQNKLDELNRHSANVCAGWCGDAMGGEFKSALRALNIQLVVHTGGPFQGQSYAVAESCIDAGVNYCDLADCRTFVNGIDVLDARAKQAGVAILSGCSSVPTLSSAIIDEQRQRFSRIDSIEHGISSSAKMPGLSTIEGVLAYAGKPIKQLKNGKVHEVSGWLDLTLRKMPQMGTRLLANVDVPDMDIFASRYGAQTLKFKAGAGLKLGGIANGLLAQALKVGLVRDHALWAGRLHRLGLRFERFGDGKSAMYIDVQGLGVDGKPLSMTAQLTALNDKGPEIPSCAAVALATKMASGYVPAAGARPCVGEISVAEYMAAINDPANLSLIVNFSDGQR from the coding sequence ATGCCGTTCAGGGTGATGGTGGTCGGTGGTTACGGAAATTTCGGCAGCATCGTGTGCCGGCATCTGGCGTTGATGGCGGATGTGGAGTTGGTGCTTTCGGGGCGCGATCCGCGCAAGTTGCAAAATAAACTCGATGAGCTCAACCGTCATTCAGCCAACGTCTGCGCTGGCTGGTGCGGCGACGCCATGGGCGGCGAGTTCAAATCCGCATTGAGAGCGCTGAACATTCAGTTGGTCGTCCACACCGGCGGGCCGTTTCAGGGGCAATCCTATGCCGTCGCCGAGAGCTGCATCGACGCGGGCGTGAACTACTGCGATCTGGCCGACTGCCGCACGTTCGTCAATGGCATCGACGTGCTTGATGCGCGGGCGAAACAGGCTGGCGTGGCGATCCTCAGCGGTTGCAGTTCGGTGCCGACGCTGTCGTCGGCAATCATCGATGAACAGCGCCAGCGCTTTTCCCGCATCGACTCGATCGAACACGGCATTTCCTCATCGGCGAAAATGCCGGGGCTGTCGACCATCGAAGGCGTACTCGCCTATGCCGGCAAACCGATCAAGCAACTCAAAAACGGCAAGGTGCATGAAGTATCCGGCTGGCTCGATCTGACCTTGCGCAAAATGCCGCAGATGGGTACCAGGCTGCTGGCTAACGTTGATGTCCCGGACATGGACATCTTCGCCAGCCGTTATGGCGCGCAGACCCTGAAGTTCAAGGCCGGCGCCGGGCTCAAACTCGGCGGCATCGCCAACGGCTTGCTGGCGCAGGCACTGAAAGTCGGACTTGTTCGCGACCATGCCCTGTGGGCCGGCAGACTGCATCGACTGGGCCTGCGCTTCGAGCGTTTCGGCGATGGCAAAAGCGCGATGTACATCGACGTTCAAGGCCTCGGCGTTGACGGCAAACCGCTGTCGATGACCGCGCAACTCACCGCCCTGAACGACAAAGGCCCGGAAATCCCCAGCTGCGCCGCCGTGGCCCTGGCGACAAAAATGGCTTCGGGCTACGTACCGGCCGCCGGCGCCCGACCGTGCGTGGGCGAAATCAGCGTCGCCGAATACATGGCCGCGATCAACGACCCGGCCAACCTGAGCCTAATCGTGAACTTCTCGGACGGGCAGCGCTGA
- a CDS encoding DUF6124 family protein, with protein sequence MFKITPNPPETDPASPYESPNSKKFHKAAERALDYYLTPTQRIMGSDQKHAPMFLTNADYDSESLLVNASESLSSATEMLCNFAALLDPGHRKTALGIAQVVMLGELAVNRALDNVVPVD encoded by the coding sequence ATGTTCAAGATCACGCCGAACCCGCCGGAAACAGATCCGGCCTCCCCGTATGAATCCCCCAACTCCAAGAAATTCCACAAAGCCGCCGAACGCGCCCTCGATTACTACCTCACGCCAACCCAACGCATCATGGGCAGCGACCAGAAACACGCGCCCATGTTTCTGACCAACGCCGACTACGACAGCGAATCCCTACTCGTCAACGCCAGCGAGTCCCTCAGCTCAGCTACCGAAATGCTCTGCAACTTCGCCGCCCTCCTGGACCCAGGCCACCGCAAAACTGCGCTGGGGATTGCGCAAGTGGTGATGCTGGGGGAGTTGGCGGTGAATCGAGCGCTGGATAATGTTGTGCCGGTGGATTGA
- a CDS encoding DUF6124 family protein, with protein MFKPTPNPPETDPVSPYKFPDSRTLNDAAERALDYYLTPTQRIMGSDQKHAPMFLANADYDSESLLVNASESLSSATEMLCNFAALLDPGHRKTALGIAQVVMLGELAVNRALDNVVPVD; from the coding sequence ATGTTCAAACCAACGCCGAATCCACCAGAAACCGATCCAGTCTCACCCTACAAATTCCCAGACTCCCGAACACTCAACGACGCAGCCGAGCGCGCCCTCGATTACTACCTCACGCCAACCCAACGCATCATGGGCAGCGACCAGAAACACGCGCCCATGTTTCTGGCCAACGCCGACTACGACAGCGAATCCCTGCTCGTCAACGCCAGCGAGTCCCTCAGCTCAGCCACCGAAATGCTCTGCAACTTCGCCGCCCTCCTGGACCCAGGTCACCGCAAGACTGCGCTGGGGATTGCGCAAGTGGTGATGCTGGGGGAGTTGGCGGTGAATCGAGCGCTGGATAATGTTGTGCCGGTGGATTGA
- a CDS encoding NAD(P)-dependent oxidoreductase, translating into MSVHPILFLGGSGAIGHRSAEALRAAYPDVPLLIGGRDLAKAQQAAEEMGGAQGVVIDPTADDLGLGDRPVSAVAVFYMDHSLAGLRFAQQRKVPHLSISSGIFEIAPQIASFIHRPDAAPIVLGYEWMVGATTVAALHLAESFSRVRDIRIDALVDEEDGGGPTVAKDFEHLNKMLPAALTRREGDYVWREGEDKNVSFRALDGTPMQASGFSSIDVTGLAAATDAPNVQFNLASGVSSSRRAGRPMSTEILIEMVGEDHQGLPLHTRHALVHPAGAAALTGLSIAMLLERLLGLDGRAPTPAGLYFPYQLLEAGAYLERLSKEGGELLELKVQ; encoded by the coding sequence ATGTCAGTTCATCCAATTCTATTCCTGGGCGGTTCCGGCGCGATTGGCCACCGTTCTGCCGAAGCGCTGCGCGCTGCCTATCCCGACGTCCCGTTGTTGATCGGCGGCCGCGACCTGGCCAAGGCGCAACAAGCTGCCGAGGAAATGGGCGGGGCGCAGGGGGTGGTCATTGACCCAACTGCCGATGACCTCGGGTTGGGCGATCGCCCGGTCAGCGCCGTGGCGGTTTTCTACATGGATCATTCCCTTGCCGGGCTGCGTTTCGCGCAGCAGCGCAAGGTGCCGCATCTGAGCATTTCTTCCGGCATTTTCGAGATTGCACCGCAAATCGCCAGTTTCATCCATCGCCCTGACGCGGCGCCCATCGTGCTGGGTTACGAATGGATGGTGGGTGCAACGACGGTGGCGGCGCTGCACCTTGCCGAGTCGTTTTCGCGGGTGCGCGATATCCGCATTGATGCGTTGGTCGACGAGGAGGACGGTGGCGGGCCGACCGTGGCCAAGGATTTCGAGCACCTGAACAAGATGCTGCCTGCCGCCCTGACTCGGCGCGAGGGCGATTACGTCTGGCGCGAAGGGGAGGACAAGAACGTCAGCTTCCGTGCGCTGGACGGTACGCCGATGCAAGCCAGCGGTTTCTCGTCCATCGACGTCACTGGTCTGGCGGCCGCCACCGATGCACCGAATGTTCAGTTCAATCTCGCCAGCGGGGTGAGTTCATCACGGCGCGCGGGCCGGCCGATGTCGACCGAAATTCTTATCGAAATGGTCGGCGAGGATCATCAAGGGCTACCGTTGCACACCCGGCATGCCCTCGTTCACCCGGCAGGCGCCGCTGCACTTACGGGGCTGAGCATCGCCATGCTGCTGGAGCGATTGCTTGGGCTCGACGGTCGAGCGCCGACGCCAGCAGGCCTGTACTTTCCTTATCAGTTGCTGGAGGCCGGTGCTTATCTGGAGCGTCTGAGCAAGGAGGGCGGTGAGTTGCTTGAGCTTAAGGTGCAATAA
- a CDS encoding DUF6555 family protein, with protein sequence MSNVDIFVIEYKLHGQPKSFVIRAKTMRNADAWHWASCDAGIAPIPKPGKPPLKVISKPQAERFGITEVKWRETATVDWMEA encoded by the coding sequence ATGAGCAACGTCGACATCTTCGTCATCGAATACAAACTGCACGGCCAGCCAAAATCATTCGTCATCCGCGCCAAGACCATGCGCAACGCTGACGCATGGCATTGGGCGAGTTGCGACGCCGGCATTGCACCCATTCCCAAACCCGGCAAGCCACCGTTGAAAGTCATCTCCAAACCCCAGGCCGAGCGGTTCGGCATCACCGAGGTGAAATGGCGCGAAACGGCAACGGTGGACTGGATGGAGGCTTGA
- a CDS encoding potassium channel family protein yields MLINFLVGLPVIVLCVVLQAVFLALCARRYASQQRKMKACHSKTDDVRLLSMVMVVMLIGNYVQMALWALLFLLLGEFKDFTSALYFSGVTFSTLGYGDVVLSPQWRLLSPLEAANGILMFGVSTAIMTAAVMDIIKQNAIGEQERSR; encoded by the coding sequence ATGCTGATCAATTTCCTCGTGGGTCTGCCGGTGATCGTGCTCTGCGTGGTTTTGCAGGCGGTGTTCCTGGCCCTGTGTGCGCGGCGTTATGCGTCGCAGCAGCGCAAGATGAAGGCGTGCCACTCCAAGACAGATGACGTGCGTTTGTTGTCGATGGTCATGGTGGTGATGCTCATCGGCAACTATGTGCAAATGGCCCTGTGGGCCTTGCTGTTCCTGCTGCTAGGCGAGTTCAAAGACTTCACCAGCGCGCTGTATTTTTCCGGCGTGACCTTCTCCACGTTGGGCTATGGCGATGTGGTTCTGAGCCCGCAATGGCGCTTGCTCAGCCCGCTGGAGGCGGCTAATGGCATTCTTATGTTCGGTGTTTCTACGGCAATCATGACCGCTGCCGTCATGGACATCATCAAACAGAACGCGATTGGCGAACAGGAGCGTTCGCGTTGA
- a CDS encoding DUF2955 domain-containing protein → MSRLLLCAAVGLSGCVRLGLFLVFRYGMRGCSALVATFMVVGLTMISAAGATDFDLALQVVVSLVKGMLLALTAVSISHWLFPDPIDTRPPAPAPTLSADEVNWLALRAALVVMPAFLLALIDPASYMPITMKSVNLGQQSTVTSARSAGRELLGSTLLGGLLAIIFWFALGLFVNLWMFFLWMLLFGLLLARKLYGLSPGRYTPDFWLNSLMTMIILLGQSVQDSAAGKDVYTAFTIRMGLFILVTLYACAMVYLLDNRRQRRNASNPTSTEDRTC, encoded by the coding sequence ATGAGCCGGTTACTGCTGTGTGCCGCCGTGGGCCTGAGTGGCTGCGTGCGTCTGGGCCTGTTTCTGGTGTTCCGCTATGGCATGCGAGGCTGCAGCGCGCTGGTCGCGACCTTCATGGTGGTCGGCTTGACGATGATCAGCGCGGCCGGCGCCACCGACTTCGATCTGGCCCTGCAGGTGGTGGTCTCGTTGGTCAAAGGCATGCTGCTGGCGCTCACGGCGGTGTCGATCAGCCACTGGCTGTTCCCGGATCCCATCGATACACGACCACCCGCCCCCGCACCGACCCTGTCGGCAGATGAGGTCAACTGGCTGGCGTTGCGCGCCGCGCTGGTGGTGATGCCTGCCTTCCTGTTGGCGCTGATCGATCCGGCCAGCTACATGCCGATCACCATGAAGTCGGTCAACCTCGGCCAACAGAGCACCGTTACCAGCGCGCGATCTGCCGGGCGGGAACTGCTCGGCTCAACCCTGCTCGGCGGCCTGCTGGCGATTATCTTCTGGTTCGCCCTGGGCCTGTTCGTCAATCTGTGGATGTTCTTCCTGTGGATGCTGCTGTTCGGGCTGCTACTGGCCCGAAAACTCTATGGGCTGAGCCCTGGCCGCTACACGCCAGATTTCTGGCTCAACAGCCTGATGACCATGATCATTCTGCTCGGCCAGTCGGTGCAGGACAGCGCCGCCGGCAAGGATGTCTATACCGCCTTCACGATCCGCATGGGGCTGTTCATTCTGGTCACGCTGTATGCCTGTGCGATGGTTTATCTGCTTGATAATCGCCGGCAACGTCGCAACGCCTCTAACCCAACCTCTACAGAGGATCGCACATGCTGA
- a CDS encoding DUF2269 family protein, whose amino-acid sequence MLYLCLKYLHIIAAIFLFGFGMGSYLYLIAASRTRNPQVIAHVARMVVGFDTWITTPAGFVQIITGYLLMRLSGLSMSTEWVLTSLIIFFCVGSLWLPVLLLQKRLCVMAASANEVGAALDEQYQAVYRKWFWMGVMGFAGMFVIVLMMSTKMTPVQLFSFLV is encoded by the coding sequence ATGCTCTACCTGTGCCTGAAGTACCTGCACATCATCGCCGCGATTTTTCTGTTCGGTTTCGGCATGGGCTCCTACCTCTACCTGATCGCCGCCAGCCGCACGCGCAACCCGCAAGTGATCGCCCACGTCGCGCGCATGGTCGTCGGCTTCGACACGTGGATCACCACGCCGGCCGGTTTCGTGCAGATCATCACCGGTTATCTGCTGATGCGCCTGTCGGGGCTGAGCATGAGCACCGAGTGGGTGCTGACCTCGTTGATCATCTTTTTCTGCGTCGGCTCGCTGTGGTTGCCGGTGCTGCTGTTGCAGAAACGCCTGTGCGTGATGGCGGCGAGTGCGAACGAAGTGGGCGCGGCGCTGGATGAGCAGTATCAAGCCGTGTACCGGAAATGGTTCTGGATGGGCGTGATGGGTTTTGCCGGAATGTTTGTCATCGTGCTGATGATGTCCACGAAGATGACGCCGGTGCAGTTGTTCAGCTTTCTGGTGTAG
- a CDS encoding GFA family protein: MLKQIGTTPIRRDHRASCHCGAVILEIHLPDGLPTPHRCDCSFCKRRGAIVAAVPAADLKVIRGKSALLKYSFGQQVAEHFFCGNCGIYTHHRRSTNPQEFGFNVGCLEGVNPYDLGEVPVADGGAWQSP; the protein is encoded by the coding sequence ATGCTCAAACAGATCGGCACCACACCCATCCGCCGCGACCATCGCGCGAGTTGTCATTGCGGCGCCGTGATCCTCGAAATCCACCTGCCCGACGGCCTGCCCACGCCCCATCGCTGCGACTGCTCGTTCTGCAAACGCCGAGGCGCGATCGTCGCGGCAGTGCCGGCGGCTGACCTGAAAGTGATTCGAGGAAAATCCGCATTGTTGAAGTACAGTTTTGGCCAGCAGGTGGCCGAGCATTTTTTCTGCGGTAACTGCGGCATCTACACCCATCACCGACGCAGCACCAACCCGCAGGAGTTTGGTTTCAATGTCGGGTGTCTTGAAGGGGTTAATCCTTATGATTTGGGTGAGGTGCCGGTGGCGGATGGTGGGGCTTGGCAGTCGCCTTAG
- a CDS encoding EAL domain-containing protein: MNKKRIVWGSILLGLPCVLLPVILMGYLAWMLNLASAQQRLETLAAVASSRANGTFNEAAGALKAIAGSELAPCTPESIDEMRLLTINTLTVKSVGYVEQEIYACGSWGLVGQHVTPWREDFTTADGVRISLDVQSRIVPAKPMMALQYAAFNVLVDPAQFLHVMLDEDLHLAVGTAAGDLVGVSRPGAEHFLTRVHSGPTSGLQDGYLYTLVHSGDWVAIAALSRRDLLQGLIRMEMLLLPIGGLLAGILALLIIRRTRQCLSPLAELQQAVRNREFVVHYQPIMDLSEGTCIGAEALVRWQRPDGRLVRPDAFIPMAEHSGLILPITDQVIECVMRDLGPLLVEQRDLHVAINLAAEDVCSGRFLPKLEAALSQTGVRAHQIWLEATERGFVEIDSARNTVNQARALGYLAAIDDFGTGFSSLQHLQQLPLDVLKIDKSFVDTIDKAPDAGSVINHIIEMAKSMRLQIVAEGIETPAQLDYLRDHGVHFGQGWLFAKPMPAEEFQRFYQEQASVVIDHDAQEPVLQ; encoded by the coding sequence ATGAATAAAAAACGCATCGTCTGGGGGAGCATTCTCCTGGGGCTTCCGTGTGTCTTGCTGCCAGTGATTCTGATGGGCTACCTCGCCTGGATGCTCAATCTGGCGTCTGCTCAGCAGCGTCTGGAAACCCTTGCTGCCGTGGCCTCCAGCCGCGCCAACGGCACGTTCAATGAAGCCGCCGGAGCACTGAAAGCCATCGCCGGGTCCGAGCTGGCACCGTGCACGCCTGAGAGCATCGATGAGATGCGCCTGCTGACCATCAACACGTTAACGGTGAAGTCCGTCGGCTATGTCGAGCAAGAAATCTACGCATGCGGTTCATGGGGCTTAGTCGGCCAACACGTGACACCATGGCGCGAGGACTTCACCACCGCCGACGGTGTGCGCATATCTCTCGATGTGCAGTCGCGCATCGTCCCTGCCAAACCGATGATGGCGCTGCAATACGCGGCCTTCAATGTGCTGGTCGACCCCGCGCAATTTCTCCATGTGATGCTGGACGAAGACCTGCACCTGGCAGTCGGCACCGCTGCCGGGGATCTGGTCGGCGTCTCACGCCCGGGCGCCGAACATTTTTTGACACGCGTGCATTCCGGCCCCACCTCGGGTCTGCAGGACGGTTACCTCTACACCCTCGTGCACAGCGGCGATTGGGTCGCCATCGCAGCTCTGTCGCGCCGGGATCTGCTGCAAGGCCTGATCCGCATGGAGATGTTGCTGCTGCCGATCGGCGGGTTGCTGGCCGGCATCCTGGCGCTGCTGATCATCAGGCGCACCCGTCAATGCCTGTCGCCGCTGGCCGAACTGCAGCAAGCCGTGCGCAATCGTGAGTTCGTCGTTCATTACCAGCCGATCATGGATTTGAGCGAAGGGACATGCATCGGCGCCGAGGCACTGGTGCGCTGGCAACGTCCGGACGGCAGGCTGGTGCGACCCGACGCGTTCATTCCGATGGCTGAACACAGCGGCCTGATCCTGCCAATCACCGATCAAGTGATCGAGTGTGTGATGCGCGATCTCGGCCCGCTGCTGGTCGAACAGCGCGATTTGCACGTGGCAATCAATCTGGCCGCCGAGGACGTTTGCAGTGGCCGTTTTCTGCCCAAGCTGGAAGCTGCGTTGAGCCAGACCGGCGTGCGTGCGCATCAAATCTGGCTGGAAGCCACCGAACGCGGTTTTGTCGAAATCGACTCGGCCCGCAACACCGTCAATCAAGCCCGCGCACTGGGTTATCTGGCCGCCATCGACGATTTCGGCACCGGTTTCTCCAGCCTTCAACACTTGCAGCAATTGCCGCTGGATGTACTGAAGATCGACAAGTCGTTCGTCGACACCATCGACAAGGCCCCTGACGCCGGTTCGGTGATCAACCACATCATCGAAATGGCCAAGAGCATGCGCCTGCAGATTGTCGCCGAAGGCATCGAAACCCCGGCGCAGCTGGATTACCTGCGCGATCACGGTGTGCATTTCGGTCAGGGCTGGTTGTTTGCCAAACCGATGCCGGCCGAAGAGTTTCAGCGGTTCTATCAAGAGCAGGCGAGCGTTGTGATCGATCATGATGCGCAGGAGCCCGTGCTCCAGTAG